ATGTATCAATTTGACTTGGGTGTTAGGAGGATAAGGGCCATATATTTTTGCAATGTAATCATGACTCATTCAAATAAGTACCATGGAAGGGAAACAAGTAATTAGATTACTAATACTGAGTAATGAGCTTTGTTTgatttagtttgggactaggtcaatactaactaataaatatcatgggactcttgacaccaattattgtattgtaagtatttattatttatctatgtatataatttcaataattaaaaGTGTCTGTTAACATTGGGCATCACTGCCAAATGtagtaatggttttttttttcaagtaaaaaGCTACCGACTGCTAATATTTTACCAAAATAAGTTGACTATATTAAGTTAGGTTGTGTTTAAAATGTAGCATTTCTATCCATAATTCCATTCTGGTCATCCAAATGTATTTTTAGCACATATTTCAAGTTTTCAACTTACAGAAACAATGTATCAGTTTATGTGTTTGATTATTTGAAGCCATGTTTACATCAAAGACGATCTATTTTAGGATTCAATGTATGTTACTCACCTAAGACTTTGTTCACAACATCACAATTCTGCTCGATTTCGTGCAGCCACCGTTTGACGTTCGCGAAGGACTCTCCGTTGGTGACATCGTAAACCACGATGACGCCGTGAGTGCCCCGGTAGTAGGTGCTGGTTATCGTCCTGAACCGCTCCTGGCCTGCTGTGTCCCAAATCTGCAGCTTCACTCGCTCTCCGTTTATCTCCAGCGTCCGTATTTTAAAGTCGACGCCTATAGTTGTAATGTAACTGCCAGAGAACGTGTTATCGGCAAACCGTAGAAGCAGACAGCTCTTACCCACACCTGGAACACATCACCATCATTTCAAACATCCCCATATTACCACAAAATCACACGGAAAATCGGTACTGACGAGGCCTCGCCCACTCACCACTGTCACCGATAATCAGCAGTTTAAAAAGATGATCAAACTCGCGCGCCATTGTACGGGATTATTGCCGACAATTCTCTAATTGGTCATGTGTTCACTAATGACGTTAGAAATTGATTTAACACAACTTGAACtctgaaaatattaataaaacgcATGCCGTAGAACGTTACGTTTGCGTCACTTTACAATACGTCCGccattattctgttttttaattttaatgtagttacCAGAATACAAAAACCTAATGACATTAACTTTGATATGGCAACACGTACAAAATGGGACTTCAGACGATGTGGTTTGTCATTGGTTTGTCAGTCCGTCTGTCCATCAGATGGAAGCCTTACCAGCTGTTGTTGAATCGTGCAAAAacaactttaattaaattttttttaaaaaattaaaggaaAATACGACTGTTCATGTTCAAACCAAAGACTCAAAAAATTATCTTTTTGGCGCTAGTGCTGCGTAAAGTTTATGAGGGTAAAAGAGAAGCaaataatgttgaaaatgtTTACGACATGAATTgtgttcagcagggctactacgaaacttgaaactgaaagttcgtatcgtatcgtctctctcgctctcgtattaaatagtataagtgtcagagggaccgcacgacacgaacttcgagtttcgagttttgtagtagccctgctgtgctgGGGGGTATGAGTAATAAAGCTGTCAAGTCAAAATTGAAGATAAAAGTTAATTAGGTGTGGTACACTTCAATTTTTAGTGAAAATACAAGAATGTCGGCGACTTTAAAGCCATATTTAACGGCTGTGCGCCACACGCTGACTGCTGCGATGTGCTTAGAACATTTCTCGTCGCAAGTCGTGGAGAGATACAATAAGCCTGAGGTCGAGGTTAGAACGAGCAAAGAACTCTTGCTGAATCCAGTCATGATATCTCGTAATGCCAACGAGAAAGTGCTAATAGAGTCTTCGATAAACTCTA
The sequence above is a segment of the Choristoneura fumiferana chromosome 9, NRCan_CFum_1, whole genome shotgun sequence genome. Coding sequences within it:
- the LOC141431093 gene encoding ras-related protein Rab-35-like, yielding MAREFDHLFKLLIIGDSGVGKSCLLLRFADNTFSGSYITTIGVDFKIRTLEINGERVKLQIWDTAGQERFRTITSTYYRGTHGVIVVYDVTNGESFANVKRWLHEIEQNCDVVNKVLVGNKNDCPSRKVVVTEDAQRFASQMNIPLFETSAKENINVEEMFLTITKMVSCVD